A stretch of Suncus etruscus isolate mSunEtr1 chromosome 9, mSunEtr1.pri.cur, whole genome shotgun sequence DNA encodes these proteins:
- the LOC126018209 gene encoding olfactory receptor 51E1 → MVSLHSNGSSATYFILIGLPGLEEAHFWLAFPLCSLYLIAVLGNLTIIYIVRTEHSLHEPMYIFLCMLSGLDVLISTSSMPKMLAIFWFNSTTIQFDACLLQMFAIHSLSGMESTVLLAMAFDRYVAICHPLRHATVLTLPRVTKIGMAAVLRGAALMAPLPIFIKRLPFCRSNILSHSYCLHQDVMKLACADIRVNIIYGLIVIISAIGLDSILISLSYLLILKTVLGLTREAQAKAFGTCVSHVCAVFIFYAPFIGLSMVHRFGKRHDSLLPVIMANVYLLVPPVLNPIVYGVKTKQIRQRILRLFQVTTDSSHP, encoded by the coding sequence ATGGTGTCCCTTCACAGCAATGGATCCAGTGCTACATATTTCATTCTGATAGGTCTCCCAGGGTTGGAAGAAGCTCATTTCTGGTTGGCCTTTCCATTATGCTCTCTttaccttattgctgtgctaggTAACTTGACAATTATCTACATTGTGCGAACAGAGCATAGCTTACATGAACCCATGTACATCTTTCTTTGCATGCTTTCAGGCCTTGATGTACTCATCTCCACCTCATCCATGCCCAAGATGTTGGCCATCTTCTGGTTCAATTCCACTACTATACAGTTTGATGCTTGTCTACTACAGATGTTTGCCATCCATTCCTTATCTGGCATGGAATCCACAGTACTGCTGGCCATGGCCTTtgaccgctatgtggccatctgcCACCCCCTACGCCATGCCACTGTGTTAACATTGCCTCGCGTTACCAAGATTGGCATGGCTGCTGTGCTGCGGGGTGCTGCACTTATGGCACCTCTACCTATCTTTATCAAGAGGCTACCATTCTGCCGCTCCAATATTCTTTCCCATTCTTACTGTCTACATCAAGATGTCATGAAACTAGCCTGTGCTGATATCCGTGTCAATATTATCTATGGACTCATTGTCATTATATCTGCTATTGGGTTGGACTCGATTCTCATCTCCTTGTCATATCTGCTCATCCTCAAGACTGTGCTAGGTCTGACTCGTGAAGCCCAGGCAAAAGCGTTTGGCACTTGTGTTTCTCATGTGTGTGCTGTTTTTATATTCTATGCTCCTTTTATTGGGTTGTCTATGGTACATCGTTTTGGAAAGCGACATGATTCCCTCCTTCCTGTCATCATGGCCAATGTCTACCTACTTGTACCTCCTGTACTCAACCCCATTGTCTATGGAGTGAAGACCAAGCAGATCCGGCAGCGCATCCTTCGTCTTTTCCAAGTGACCACTGATTCTTCACATCCATAG